In Anseongella ginsenosidimutans, one genomic interval encodes:
- a CDS encoding right-handed parallel beta-helix repeat-containing protein produces the protein MANQIRGTFFLFLLALACTPRVHSQQLHVAATGSDGNAGTSAQPLATVEAALERIRLMRKQNKLSGPLEIIIAPGTYFLKKPLELTGEDSGTGEFPLIIKGAGAANGAVPAKGAGTAKDAEAEKPVLSGGVELPPFEEVSEKLWKIQLPAIERFGGNIGQLFVNGQRAIRARSPDAGRLFKTRSAGEIIIDTDRRSPSVAIQKIDLTEEQAGVLKGLPPSDLQQVIISVQHAWDRTRKYLQSFDAENASVYIAGRPMHPWNTLENSSQFYFENAKAFLDAPGEWYLDPSGTLYYVPRQGETIENSKAVTPVLDQLLLIRGTEKRKASHIQFENISFKFSRYLMDFRGNEPAQAAAPTGAAVMLDYAENIEFRNCGIAHTGNNAIWFRTACSNSAIRRSYLHDLGIGGIKIGPLHQPSGSEDGKELVTKHITVDNNIIRSGGHEFPTGVGVIIFNASDNTISHNEIADFRYSGVSVGWVWGYSHSVSKRNKIVYNHIHHLGWGELSDMGGVYTLGPSEGTVVSNNVIHHIYSYGYGGWGLYTDEGSTGILMENNLVYRCKSSGFHQHYGKDNMIRNNIFASQVKAQLEATRVEDHRSFTFNNNIVYFDSGILIGKPGWVNARFEADNNCYWDTRSQDIRFGNCSFSEWQDSTGKDRHSIIANPGFKDAAGYDFRFKNKKNISKIGFKPFDYSAAGVYGDKEWKKLALFDPQRAARFDQVIAEREQDD, from the coding sequence ATGGCCAATCAGATACGCGGCACCTTTTTCCTGTTTTTACTGGCCCTGGCCTGTACGCCCCGGGTTCATTCCCAGCAACTTCACGTAGCGGCTACCGGAAGTGACGGAAATGCGGGAACATCCGCACAACCCCTTGCCACCGTGGAAGCAGCCCTGGAACGCATCCGCTTGATGCGAAAACAAAACAAGCTTTCCGGGCCACTTGAAATAATTATTGCACCGGGAACCTATTTTCTGAAAAAGCCGCTGGAATTGACGGGCGAAGACTCGGGAACCGGCGAGTTCCCCCTTATTATAAAAGGCGCGGGAGCCGCAAATGGCGCCGTGCCCGCAAAAGGGGCCGGAACCGCAAAAGACGCGGAAGCCGAAAAACCGGTCCTTTCCGGAGGCGTGGAACTTCCGCCTTTTGAAGAGGTTTCGGAAAAGCTCTGGAAAATACAGCTCCCCGCTATTGAGCGGTTCGGGGGGAATATCGGTCAATTATTTGTAAACGGACAAAGAGCTATACGTGCGCGCAGCCCGGATGCGGGTCGGCTTTTTAAAACAAGATCGGCCGGCGAAATCATTATTGATACGGACCGGCGTTCCCCATCGGTAGCCATACAGAAGATTGACCTGACAGAAGAACAGGCCGGGGTATTGAAAGGATTGCCGCCGTCTGATCTTCAGCAAGTGATCATTTCCGTGCAGCATGCCTGGGACAGGACCCGGAAATACCTTCAGTCCTTTGATGCAGAAAACGCCTCGGTATATATTGCCGGCAGGCCTATGCATCCCTGGAATACCCTGGAGAACAGTTCCCAGTTCTACTTTGAAAATGCAAAAGCATTCCTGGATGCTCCGGGTGAATGGTACCTGGATCCTTCGGGCACCCTCTATTACGTGCCCCGCCAGGGAGAAACCATTGAAAACAGCAAGGCCGTTACGCCAGTGCTGGACCAGCTGCTGCTTATCCGGGGGACCGAAAAAAGGAAAGCAAGCCATATACAGTTTGAAAACATTTCCTTTAAGTTCTCCCGCTACCTGATGGATTTCCGCGGAAATGAACCCGCCCAGGCGGCAGCTCCTACCGGCGCTGCGGTAATGCTGGATTACGCGGAAAATATTGAGTTCAGAAATTGCGGGATTGCGCATACAGGGAACAACGCCATTTGGTTCAGGACCGCTTGCAGCAACAGCGCGATCAGGCGGAGTTACCTGCATGACCTGGGCATTGGCGGAATAAAGATCGGCCCCTTGCACCAGCCTTCAGGCAGCGAAGATGGAAAAGAACTGGTCACAAAACACATTACGGTAGATAATAATATCATTCGCTCCGGCGGCCATGAATTCCCGACGGGAGTGGGCGTGATCATTTTCAACGCGAGTGATAATACTATTTCGCATAATGAGATCGCGGACTTTCGTTATTCGGGTGTTTCCGTGGGCTGGGTTTGGGGTTATTCGCACAGCGTGTCCAAACGGAACAAGATCGTTTACAACCATATCCATCACCTGGGCTGGGGAGAGCTAAGCGATATGGGCGGAGTTTATACGCTCGGCCCCTCGGAAGGAACGGTGGTAAGCAATAACGTGATCCACCATATTTATTCCTACGGCTACGGCGGCTGGGGGCTTTATACCGACGAGGGCTCCACCGGCATTCTTATGGAGAACAACCTGGTATACCGCTGCAAAAGTTCCGGCTTTCATCAGCACTATGGCAAAGACAATATGATCAGGAACAATATATTCGCTTCCCAGGTCAAAGCGCAGCTGGAAGCCACCCGGGTGGAAGATCACCGTTCCTTTACGTTCAACAACAATATAGTTTATTTTGACAGCGGCATCCTGATCGGCAAGCCCGGCTGGGTAAATGCCCGCTTCGAGGCCGACAACAATTGCTACTGGGATACCCGCAGCCAGGATATCCGCTTTGGGAATTGTTCGTTCAGCGAATGGCAGGATTCCACCGGAAAGGACCGGCATTCTATTATTGCCAACCCCGGGTTTAAAGATGCTGCCGGTTATGATTTCCGTTTCAAGAATAAAAAAAACATTTCGAAGATCGGCTTTAAGCCCTTCGATTATTCAGCAGCCGGCGTTTACGGGGATAAAGAATGGAAAAAGCTGGCGCTCTTCGATCCGCAGCGGGCGGCCAGGTTCGACCAGGTTATTGCCGAAAGGGAGCAAGATGATTAA